Genomic segment of Chthoniobacterales bacterium:
AAGGCCAAGGTCCGGTGGTTCCGCGACATGTATGGCAACTCGATCGCCATCCTCGATTTCCAGGAGCCCGGCACGCTGCTGCGCGTCTTCAGCGAACTCGACGTCGCGCATTACGACGAGAATCCGCTCGATTTCATCATCGATCCCGAGGCCGTCGCGTATCCCTTTCGCTACCCGATGGACGAGCAGCCCGAGCTCATCCCCTACCGCCTCTCCGCGTTTCCCCGCGACGGCACCGCGCTCAAGGACTGGCTCCTCCAGTTCTACAAGCCCGGCCAGCTCATCGGCACCTTCGACCTCCTGTCGAACCTGAACACCGCCATCTTCGAGAATTTCCGCTACGCGCGGCGCGAGGAGGCCGGCATCCAGACGCCCGCCTACACGCTCCAATGCGGCACCGGCTCCTGCCGGGATTTCGCCACGCTCATGATGGAGGCCGCGCGGCAATGGGGCTTCGGCGCTCGCTTCGTCAGCGGCTACCTACAGACGCCCACGAGCGAGGATCAACACGGCGCCACCCACGCCTGGACCGAGATTTACATTCCCGGCGCAGGCTGGCGCGGTTTCGACCCCACGAACAACGCCCTCGCCGGCTCCAAGCACGTCTCCGTGGCCGTGAACCGCGACCCCGAGAAGGCCGCGCCGGTCAGTGGCTCGTGGAAGGGCCCGCGAAGCGCCTTCGCGGGCATGAGTGTCGACGTGCAGGTCGTGCAGATCTAGGGACGGTGGGCGCATTCGAGATCGGCGGCGC
This window contains:
- a CDS encoding transglutaminase family protein, producing MKRLRITHTTEYRYHEPVTFGPHRAFVRPREGHDVHIEGSLLQITPKAKVRWFRDMYGNSIAILDFQEPGTLLRVFSELDVAHYDENPLDFIIDPEAVAYPFRYPMDEQPELIPYRLSAFPRDGTALKDWLLQFYKPGQLIGTFDLLSNLNTAIFENFRYARREEAGIQTPAYTLQCGTGSCRDFATLMMEAARQWGFGARFVSGYLQTPTSEDQHGATHAWTEIYIPGAGWRGFDPTNNALAGSKHVSVAVNRDPEKAAPVSGSWKGPRSAFAGMSVDVQVVQI